acattttttgataatgtattatatatatatcattaaatatcattttaatcaaatgttcaataatatacatttctaataaatgtttttaaatCTTTTCCTAGTCTGAAAAGTTCGAGAATCTATGGGAGTTTTTTTCCGATGAATTGACCAGTGATAAAAAGTATCAAATTAAAGAAGGAAATTTCTTAGATAGTTATTGTGGTAGTAATAGTTGTGATAGTGATTTCGAAAAAATTAGTGCtggatttttttatttgcttaGTGGATTTTTTGGAGATTCTAATTCGTTTAACTTTGatgaaaaaagtaaaaacgatattttttattacattatgatatggttaagttatatgttaaacctaaaagaaaatgaagcAAACAACAGTCtagaatttttttataatacagatataaaaaataatcaaaagTATACAAATTCTATAGCAGGTTTTACGGAGTATACTAGTTATAAGGATCttttagataaaaaaaatatcaagaatatgaatattaaaaatatgtctaaattttatgttccatttaaatcattatgtagcATGTATTATGGATTTAAGGAAGGAGATAAAAAATGCAAGAACTATTtggatgatgataatgaattttttaaaaaatataaagaacttAATGAAGATTCTAGTATTACTAATGATAGTTCCtatagtaaaatattatctgctttatcaactgattataataaattaaaagagAAATGTAAAGAAGGTAAATCTGGTAATATTTCATCTCCTTCAGAGATAGCAACAGACATTTCTGCACAATCATCATTaagttcgtcgataggaaacaaattatttacagttttatcgatatttggtgcaatagcatttcttttaggaatttcttataaggtaaataataaggaatttaaaaactatttgcattaaatatatgcaaaagttaacaaataaatcgtacgttttttaacattttatattagtattcgttatttggatttcggaaacgatttcaaaaacaaaaattaagagaaaaaataaaaaatataaagaagagaatgaatcattaatatatgattcgaagattaataatgattaatatatgttaagaagcTGTCTGTTGGGgagtaattttttatcatagtttttatattgtttttatgttgtggaacccatattcggtttaggattaagtattatattgtattcattttttataattaaacactaattaaatatatgtttcattccgtatgtttaatcacaagatgaaataaaaaatccaAATATCCAACCAAAAGGGATActtccattaatatgaaaggggtacataacattttttcatgaattataacatatataattgagtgttcatgccgatttaatatgattaaaacaaaatatctatattgtatatattaatatagatgttgaatgtatatgaatttatattatgcTTTATCACaattgcctattatataagccTTGATAACCCAAAGCTATATgtaattatgcatatcataatatgtttctttatttgatgaaaaatttatttagcAAAAATTATGATTTGTATCACATTTATTTAGATGCAAATCATTttatccaactgaactgtaataatatatattcataaaatgtCGATCGGTAttcgacaatacaacgttatctataaaaggcattttatgcatttaacatttttaataatcaataaaaatgtggatattaataaaaaaataaattatagatatatgtatactatcctttaaaataacaattatgtatagtattattttatgttaatattttaaattcaaataatagagatacttatatatacattaatttatttactataaaggtatactattagattaatcactattaattttgaactttatagttttgaggtataaataaattatattttaaaatagttaaaaaataaaatataagtatattaataattttttttatcatattttgttctaataattataaataatatgatagatagaaTAACGTTAATGttatatgcctatacatataaactggtaaaatattattcaataactaatattgaaatattgttatattgtgaaaccttcatataattaaatactgatattaattttatagagaaggcaaataataatacattataaaggtatcaatttatatattttgttaaatatccaattttaatttgtaattttacattataaaaatatgaatcaaTGATGAAAGGATTAAAGAttcaattcatgttaaatatcatttaattattcatattaacgcatattatattgttgtTGTTTTactatagaattaataaaatatagaaaatttaacgaattattttaatgtatatccattgataattataacaataaaatatataagataagaATGAACAATGTAGAgcacataaataatatttatataaatatatatatattaaagagctaatatatcttatctctctcctattATAGGGTAAAATAATGACATAATCaaacatagttttatattatactttaaaatatcatcagtaggtatatttgtttaatatttactaagcattattttaaaaataatatgcattcaaagacttatttaagcttataaatatgggttcagtgctaatatttgttttaaggAAAGGatgacaaaatatattataaaattacccaataaagTATATTTCTAAAACGGAATGtgtaagaataaaaataaagttattgaaaatgttaactATAATTggaatggatatatattaaataaaaacaatataaatttaagtatatgcaatttattttgaaaatactataattttaataaaacatggtatatagtattagaaacaagtatatacgtatttaatatattttaaaaaataactatttatatactttaaggattatagtaataatgggtttcttaattgtttctatttttgcagtatattaaaacaaaagatatgGCGTTGTTtgttttctatattaaagtATGTGTATAAGAgatgtatttttaattcgttacattgtttctttaatttttataataatgctcATATGAGTGTTATTAAGGATAACAATTTATGTAAAATTGTATCTATACACATATGGTAAAACATGTATTAAACATCCCCAAAACACGATAATTTATCTAACTAACGTAaagttattatattgttccatattatctttaaattaatgttaaaaatgataataacatGCTTAACCACATATAATATTACATTATAgtttaattattttgtcatttattaagcgtaaaatataaaaataatatgatgttacataatccacatattataaacaaaataaaattacaatgGATTATAAACtggtatataatttttttaagaaaattTGCTTGTATTTgttgatattatataatctataaatttcattaacatatatttttattatacttttttaaatgttttcttagtgtgaacAGTTTGATACATTGAGAAAATATTTACCCGATGAATCAAACACATCTACAAGTAATGATATTCATAATTTAGAGAACATTAAGTATTACTGCTCTAATGTAGAATCAGAGGAAGCAGAATGTAAGACAgatatcgataaaattaaggCTGGATGTTTATGGTTGTTTGAGCAATTGTTTGtgaaaaataacaaaaatatcaGTACAGTTGAATACATTatcatatggttaagttataaactaaATCAAAAGACGTATGACGAAGCCAAGGATCTAAATGATTTttacaataaatatatagaaaataataggCATTATATTAATTGTAAACAAGGCGGTGTAAATTGtagtaatttattaaatagtaATACAGgatattcaaattataagGAGATCATAGataaaagaaagaaaatgtttaatattaatattaaaaatatatctaaaatttatgatgcatttaaatcattatgtaacatgtaCACTGAACTTAATGCAAACAGCACAATATCTGAGGAATCTTTAGGAAATGCTaaaaattttgttaaaaaatataaagaacttAATGACGATTCTACAATTAATGAAGACGGTTCATATAAACAAgtattgtctacattatcaattgattatattaattttaaaagttCTTGTGATAGTAATGACAATGGTTGTAACAAAATTCCATCCCTTACCCCGACAGAAGCAGAAGAAAGTGATATTCTAAGTTCTGAAGAGATTTGTTATgttacatcatcaagtttgtcgatagtaaaaaaattaattctagctttattaatattcagTGCAATATCAATCTTTTtgggaattttttttaaggtaaataataagaaatttaaaaattattttcattaaatatatgcaaacgttaacaaaaaaatcgtacacttcttaacattttatattagtgtTCGTTATTTGTATTACGGAAAAGAgctcaaaaacaatatttaagagaaaggctaaaaaaataaagaagaaaactgatcattaatatgtgATTCAAAGAGTAAtactatttcaggaatagtaataatgattaatatattttaagaaactatctattgggaagtaatttttgcacaatttttatatagtttttatgttgtgaattagggttaagtattatattgtatttaatttgaataattttataatatttattagtttaaggaattgttttaaaggtttagggttatattgaattatatatatcataaaatggtcatgttatgaatatttttatttaacgaAACTGCTTATTTTCATTCTacatttatgttatattttattttttctatgaatgtatatgatttttttttaaagaaaacACTGTTTTAgttagtttattataatgttcacatatatttgtataaaatatattggtATTATATGGTTTAAATagcaatataaaaaaatattacacatAATGTAACATTTGTATTGAATAATCTGATCACTTCATTAATTTCAttactataaataatattaaaatcaaatatcacttacaaataaaaaatcgtTTAAATATATGGGATACCCCCCCAAATTTTAGCCTATAGATGATGTCCATGTTTGTAAACAAAAAAGGGTgataattattaaatgaaagatcttcataagttataacagttttatttgtattattcaaaaaattaatacatatagatgtattataatattaaaagacaTAAACAAATAACAGACAAGAACAAAACAATCATAAAaccaaaaaatatgttatgatggtaatttaaataaataccaTTCATGgaaataaacatttttattaacataaattCTCTAATATATGGTactgaaaaatatatttaaatatatgtttatttatgaGGGGGGAAACAATCTAAAGGTTTtccaataatatttttttgttaaatggAATCATGTTCATCAttctaagaaaaaaaagataaatggatgattatataaaatgtttatattttttgcaaattataaatatgtacacTTATTTAAaaccatattttttaacaatggttgaaataaattattatttattaaaatctGTATACCGTTTACAGAGTTGACATAGGTGAtttcaatatatttgttttttttttcaacaatGTATCCATTTAAGTTaacaaacatttttattaattttccaTTTCTAATATCATCTTCAGAATCAATTTCAGCTTGGAATAAATTTgcattttctattattttgttttcaaaatattttttatttttacggTTGTGATCAATTATATTTGCTGAAGCCATGGCAATCATAGTTTTGTTTTCTGATgtctacaaaattaataaaagtgtATTTGAATAATATGAGAATTACGATTTATAACGAAATAGAAAGAACCTTTTGCTTACTTTAAATTTTGCAGCtaaagcataaaaatatttttcacgAGACCACGGCCATTTTTTGCAACGTTGttgtattattactaaatttCGACTGTACACGCGGACAAATTTTcctaaaaaacatattataaaattgcatatatataattaaaatatgatgatTTTGAAGATGTGAGAAagaataaatagtaaaaataatatgttaatttgggtaattatttatgttttgtatACTTTTAACCGAGCCTGTATACAAAAAATTGCTACTGTCGGGATTCCAAAACCTGTTTATTAATCCATTATACTAATGGAAGTAAagagaaataaatattataataattttttaatttgaatttGGTTTATAACTTTTAATGGTGTTCGTTAATTGATACCATATTCGGATCATCAACTAtatattcaatttttttaacatttgtATGACCtcgatgtttttttttataaaaaaacatatagtAAACAGAATTTCTACCATATAATACATAATCATCTTTACTTGTAGCATGATGTTCTAAATGTGTTAAAGCTTCTGTCATAAATCTGCACGCGTTTATAGTTTCTTCGGGATCGGTATATAATAGGTGCttgtttttttgatatatttcttCTGTAATATCTTTGCTAAAAATGaccatatttttaatgtgtacaaaaataaagttattgtatttatattataacattgtTGCAAAGACatacatttaatattttcataatgaaatatataatatatattatatatattgttgtaTTTTCTTACGCAGGatatgatttttttgatttgaatattgtaaatttttttgatttgtatTTTGTATATGTTTTTGGAGAAAGCTCCGTTGCAagggttttattatttacacaTAGGGAGAtggttaaaagaaaaaaaaaaatttgaatataaaacttaTTCATTTTGGAACtttacaaacaaaatattaaaatatatactagtatttttttaattaaaaattaacaacTCGTAAATATGTACaagtataattaaaattgaagctaatcattttttccaataaagcataaaaaacaaatatttattttaaaaaatacaaattattatttaaacaaCAAATTTGGGTACTTTTATCAGATTGAtaagtttaatatatgttttatttaaataattcaaccACAAAACAACATTAATAACAGAATctttcataaataatgaatatcaGAAATGTAATGATTCACAATATCATAAtatctaaaaataaataactttaattatataagtgatatttttaatatatagcaTTATTAATacacaaattttataattgatCAAActcaatttaaaatttatagaaCAGTTCATTACGTATGGAAGTACATATACTtacattaataaataaaagatcATAGtactataaatattatattaaacaattaatttaatatgagGAATGCagttaattctaatattactAATACTATTATAATAACAACATTTTTCGCCTCATCATAATAGTAGtatgataaaatttatattatgagAATCAAACAAtctgtgtttttttttatcacttttagtaaaaattttactaaataaaatttttggagcaaaattgttaattttataaaaattatttattggtaGCAATGTTGACAACCATACCTTTTTATAATtgaatacaaattataaattccCTTTTAATAGTAAAACAGTGAATatgtaaatttaaaaaagatacaaataaagtatgaaataaaatatgaaataaaataatgaaacataAAGTTGTAAAgtcaagaaatatataatgtaattaatttgttttttaattataatattcttgATGTCGAGGTGTTCATGTATTATGGATCAAGGTTATGTTTATGGTTCTGGGATATTgtaattacattttttataattaaatatattatgactaaatttgtataattaaatatatttatgattttGTATGTTTAATCTGGAGATGATGTGTAAATATAGAAGGAAAAAAGGGATAGTgtgattaatatgaaatatgtgataatatatttttgataaagtataatatatagatttaaaatgattaaaattattaaaatagtatattagatatataaatattggttATATATGAAGTGATATTATGGTATATGataattgtctattatatgaaacttgttaatcaggggctatattgaattatccacattataatatacagTGCATTTCTTTGTTTGGTGAACAgatttatttagtaaaagttataattttgaatattccCGTGCATTATATGAGCATATTGTTAGTGTTAATTAATGACATTGTGGACATATAATAGATAGTGATAAAATATAGGTTGATATATATCGGTAATATAACGTTGTCTATAGATATTAGtatgcttctaacatttttgaagttttaattgtagttactattctcttcttgtattaatagaagtttaTTTGtacgctttaatttattttcataaaggtataatagtagattaatcactattaatttgtaaGTTTTAATGATAtggtgtatatataaattggaaatatattataaatggtaaattgaaaaaatataagtatattaataaaatttaatgttatagttctagttattataaataatatgatagacaaaatgcgttattattatatgcttatacatataaactaatattgaaatgttATTtcattgtgaaaccttcatataattaaacattaatattatcgaaaagacataataatgcattataaaggtatcaatgttatatattttgttaaagatccacTTTGGGATATatggttttatattctaaaaatatgagGAATGGAGAAAAGGTTAAAGactcaattcatgttaaatgtcattttattattccatattaatgGATATTATACTATCAATGTTTAGTGAATCGTATTTAATTACAAACAACAGTATGttatcatagaattaataaaatatagaattttcaataaattatttgaatgtatatgcattaataactataaaaatataatatataagataaaaatggacAATCCATAAAATGTACgaatatttacataaatttatatattaaaagagaaaatatatcttatctctctcctacTAAAGGGTAATATAAAAacctaatatatatagttttctattatactttaaaattcaTCAGTAggtatttatatgttatatatttaatatttactaagtattattttaaaataaatttacattcaaagacttatttaggcttataaatacgggttcagtgctaattgttgttttaaagaatggaaaagatggggaaatatattataaaattacccaatatattatatttataaaacgGAATGtgtaagaataaaaataaagttatttaacgcattaaaattattttttaatttatctatattaaatacaaataatataaatttatataatatgcataGAAAACGGTGCATGTAACTAAATTTGAGAAtgctataattttagaaaaaagcatattatatattataagaaacaatcatgtaaatatttaatatattttaaaaaatgactatttatatactttaaggattctaataatagctttcttaattttttatatgtgtgcagtatttaagttttaggaCGTTGTTTGTGTTCTgtattaaagcatatgtatagtatacattttttagattcattataaaagtatatccatttttataatatagttataccaaatgttagtaagaattgtttttttgtataaaatgcatcatatatatggCAAAAGTGTATAAGCAACCTTCTATctaaggtaatttagctaagTGCCATAAAAtgagtataatattttagtaatattaatatattattattttatatgaagttaaaattaagaataatatgtcTAATGAAAGATAATTGATATGTAAATATCATGAGTAAATATACCATATATTctatgcaatatatataaacaacaTCACCCCGCATAATCTCCAAATTATAACAGAATTTCATTATGTCTTATAAAgtggtatatatattttttattatattattcgtaTGTTGCATTCctacaaattatattaattttaattttagtaacatttatattaatacattttttgtttaattcgtaaaatatattcgtagtGTGATATAATTGGTGCGATtgataattttgttaatgaTCCGAAAATCCCGGGAGGATATAATTCTATTGGTTATTCTAAGGATTATTGCCCTGATAATAACTGTGATACTGATGTCAAAAAAGTTATTTCTACTTTTATAGCATTGGTAACTTTATTTAATGGTATTGATAATCATGAAAAATTAGAGAATGATAAACTTGCTGAATATgctattttatggttaagttataaactaaatcaaaaaacacaaaatggAACGACCAAATTGTACGATTTTTATactgaaaatataataaaaaatagtaaatataATGAGCATATAGCTACTAATAGTGGTAGTAATAAGATTAATGAtgatgttataaaaaataaaataaaatcgatgaatatgaatattaaagatatatctaatttttatgatccatttaaatcattatgtaaaaTGTATATTGAAGTTGATGCAAACAACAAATGCATGCCATGTTTAGAAAATGTTGgagaattttttgaaaaatgtgaaaaagttaaaaatacTTTGGATATTTCTAAAGGAAGTTCTTATTCACGACTATGGTataatttatcaaatgattatgataaatttaaagaGAAATATAATAGTGTTAAGTGTGGTTATGTCTCATCACTTGTAGCTTGTCCACGAAGTTcagtaacaaaaaatacactaattaaaattgcaattatatttgttgcagcatcaattttattgggagtttcttataaggtaaataataaggaaataaaaaaaaacattatatatatgcaaacattaacaaaaaaatcatttacttcttaacattttatattagtattcgttatttggatttcggaaaaaagttaaaaaacgTTTAAGAAGAAAGCTAAAATCATTAAGAAGAAAATGGTTAATtgatatatgattcgaagagtaatgactatttcaggaatagtaataatgattgatatatGCTAAGAAGCTGTTTATTTGGAAATAATTTTGCATAATtgttatatagtttttatgttgtggaacccatgtttagggttaagtattatattgcatttaattttttataatttgaatactaattaaatatatgtttcatTCTGTATGTTTAATAATGAGAAGTCCAAATATGCAACCGCAAAGGGTActtccattaatatgaaaagggtcacattacattttttcataaagtataataagtGTTCATTCtgatttaatataattaaaaaaaatgtctatattgtatatattaatatagatattgattatatgtgaattcatattatgctaCATCATAtttgtctattatataaatttgtttaatcTATGGTTATATcaaattatgtataacacaacatgttttttatttgatgaaacattttatttggtaaaacatattatttgtatcatatttatttgtatcatatttattttaatctaAATCATTTTATCAAACTGAACTgtgataatatataatcataaaatatagacgTATGGTATATTGATCGAGGTTGAACAATATAACattgtctataaaatattattatgctcctaacattttttgaagttgTAATTGCAGTTAATATTATCttcttgtattaatagaagttgaTTTGTACGCTTTAGCTTATCATAAAGGTAGAACATtatattaatcactattaatttttaaacttaatattttgaggtataaataaatgatattttaaaatagttaatatatttgaatataagaatattaataaaatataatgttataatttgataGATAGAATAGCGTTGTTATTATATGACTATACATCTAATCAAATACTCTaccaataactaatattgaaatattgttatattgtaaaatcttcatataattatatattaattttatcgaaaagacacagaataatacattataaacgtatcaatgttatatattttgttaaagatccaatttgggatttgtagttttatattttaaaaatatgggCAATGGAGAAAAGGTTAAAGACTAATTAACGTTAAATGCCTTTTTATTGTTCCATATTAacacatattatattatcattatttagtgaatcatcattttttttaatctaaaATAGCATTGTTTTATCgtaaaattaataaagtatagaatttttaataaattatctgaatgtatatacatcgATAAATATAGCAGTAGAAtacataaaacaaaaatgagctatgaaaacatttaacaaatatttatctaaatatatatattaaaagagcaaatatatcttatctctctcctcttaaagggcaatataacaacctaatacacatatttttctattatactttaaaactcccatcaatacttatttatattttaatgtttaatattaatagaaaggcataataaatttttaacatttactatgtattattttaaaaataatatagattcaaagacttatttaagcttataaatacgggctcagtgctaattgttgttttaaagaatggaaaagatgggaaaatatataataaaattatctaataaggtatatttctaaattggaatatgtaggaataaaaatcaaGTTATTGGactcattaaaatggattatgaatttatctttattcattaaaaacaatataaatttatgtaattttcatagaaaatggagcatgtaacttaatttgaagatactataattttagaaaaaactatattatatattataagaaacaataatgtaaatatttaatatattttaaaaaatgactatttatatacttttaaacattatagtaataatggatttcttaattgtttcgattttttcagtatattcattttgagacaccatttattaaaacaaaagatatgatgttgtttattttctatgttaaagcatatgtaaaagaaaatatattataaattcactac
Above is a window of Plasmodium yoelii strain 17X genome assembly, chromosome: 9 DNA encoding:
- a CDS encoding PIR protein, whose amino-acid sequence is MDYKLCEQFDTLRKYLPDESNTSTSNDIHNLENIKYYCSNVESEEAECKTDIDKIKAGCLWLFEQLFVKNNKNISTVEYIIIWLSYKLNQKTYDEAKDLNDFYNKYIENNRHYINCKQGGVNCSNLLNSNTGYSNYKEIIDKRKKMFNINIKNISKIYDAFKSLCNMYTELNANSTISEESLGNAKNFVKKYKELNDDSTINEDGSYKQVLSTLSIDYINFKSSCDSNDNGCNKIPSLTPTEAEESDILSSEEICYVTSSSLSIVKKLILALLIFSAISIFLGIFFKCSLFVLRKRAQKQYLRERLKK
- a CDS encoding fam-a protein, which codes for MNKFYIQIFFFLLTISLCVNNKTLATELSPKTYTKYKSKKFTIFKSKKSYPAKDITEEIYQKNKHLLYTDPEETINACRFMTEALTHLEHHATSKDDYVLYGRNSVYYMFFYKKKHRGHTNVKKIEYIVDDPNMYNGLINRFWNPDSSNFLYTGSVKRKFVRVYSRNLVIIQQRCKKWPWSREKYFYALAAKFKTSENKTMIAMASANIIDHNRKNKKYFENKIIENANLFQAEIDSEDDIRNGKLIKMFVNLNGYIVEKKNKYIEITYVNSNDEHDSI
- a CDS encoding PIR protein — its product is MSYKVCDIIGAIDNFVNDPKIPGGYNSIGYSKDYCPDNNCDTDVKKVISTFIALVTLFNGIDNHEKLENDKLAEYAILWLSYKLNQKTQNGTTKLYDFYTENIIKNSKYNEHIATNSGSNKINDDVIKNKIKSMNMNIKDISNFYDPFKSLCKMYIEVDANNKCMPCLENVGEFFEKCEKVKNTLDISKGSSYSRLWYNLSNDYDKFKEKYNSVKCGYVSSLVACPRSSVTKNTLIKIAIIFVAASILLGVSYKYSLFGFRKKVKKRLRRKLKSLRRKWLIDI